The following proteins come from a genomic window of Cronobacter muytjensii ATCC 51329:
- the surE gene encoding 5'/3'-nucleotidase SurE codes for MRILLSNDDGIHAPGIQALAKALREFADVQVVAPDRNRSGASNSLTLESSLRTFTYPNGDIAVQMGTPTDCVFLGVNALMHPRPDVVVSGINAGPNLGDDVIYSGTVAAAMEGRHLGLPALAVSLNGHEHYDTAAAVTCTLLRALAREPLRTGRILNVNVPDLPLEQIKGIRVTRCGSRHPADKVIPQEDPRGNTLYWIGPPGDKLDAGPDTDFAAVDEGYVSVTPLHVDLTAYNAQDVVARWLTSAGVNGQW; via the coding sequence ATGCGGATATTGTTAAGTAACGATGACGGGATCCACGCGCCGGGCATTCAGGCGCTGGCGAAGGCGCTGCGTGAGTTCGCCGACGTTCAGGTGGTGGCTCCCGACCGCAACCGTAGCGGCGCGTCTAATTCGTTAACGCTTGAATCCTCGCTTCGCACGTTTACTTACCCCAACGGCGATATCGCGGTGCAGATGGGCACGCCCACCGACTGTGTGTTCCTCGGCGTCAACGCGCTGATGCACCCGCGCCCGGATGTCGTTGTCTCCGGCATTAACGCCGGGCCGAATCTGGGCGATGACGTGATTTACTCCGGCACCGTGGCTGCGGCGATGGAAGGCCGTCATCTTGGGTTGCCTGCGCTGGCCGTGTCGCTGAATGGTCATGAGCATTACGACACCGCGGCCGCTGTCACCTGTACGCTATTACGCGCGCTGGCGCGCGAGCCGCTGCGCACCGGGCGCATTCTTAACGTGAATGTGCCCGACCTGCCGCTTGAGCAGATCAAAGGCATTCGCGTCACCCGCTGCGGCAGTCGCCATCCGGCGGATAAGGTCATTCCGCAGGAAGATCCGCGCGGCAACACGCTTTACTGGATAGGGCCGCCGGGCGATAAACTCGACGCTGGCCCGGATACCGATTTCGCTGCGGTGGATGAAGGCTATGTTTCCGTAACGCCGCTGCATGTCGATTTAACCGCGTACAACGCGCAGGATGTGGTCGCCCGTTGGTTGACCAGCGCCGGAGTGAACGGGCAATGGTAA